A DNA window from Sphingopyxis macrogoltabida contains the following coding sequences:
- a CDS encoding nucleotidyltransferase family protein — translation MTAKIESAMVMAAGIGKRMRPLTATRPKPLVRVAGKALIDHSLDRIAAAGIGHVVVNVHYLADALEAHLAAQKRPFSIAISDERAELLETGGGMVKALPQLSGDPILIVNSDNIWTDGPEDSIRHLARHWDGDRMDALLLVIRQASASGHGGRGDFHMDPAGRLSRRKPGHVAPFVYTGIQLVSPRLLEGAPDGPFSTNILWDRAIAAGRLFGLSHMGQWFDVGTPASIAPTEAALTDG, via the coding sequence GTGACGGCGAAAATCGAAAGCGCGATGGTGATGGCGGCGGGGATCGGCAAGCGGATGCGGCCGCTGACCGCCACCCGGCCGAAGCCGCTGGTGCGCGTCGCGGGCAAGGCGCTGATCGACCACAGCCTCGACCGGATCGCGGCGGCGGGCATCGGCCATGTCGTGGTCAACGTCCATTATCTCGCCGACGCGCTGGAGGCGCATCTCGCGGCGCAGAAGCGGCCGTTCAGCATCGCGATTTCGGACGAGCGCGCCGAGTTGCTCGAAACCGGCGGCGGGATGGTCAAGGCGCTGCCACAGCTCAGCGGCGACCCGATCCTGATCGTCAACAGCGACAATATCTGGACCGACGGGCCCGAGGACAGCATCCGCCACCTCGCGCGCCACTGGGATGGCGACCGGATGGACGCGCTGTTGCTGGTGATCCGGCAGGCCAGCGCCAGCGGGCATGGCGGCCGCGGCGATTTCCACATGGACCCGGCGGGCCGGCTGTCGCGGCGCAAGCCTGGGCATGTCGCGCCCTTCGTCTATACCGGCATCCAGCTCGTTTCGCCGCGCCTCCTCGAAGGCGCGCCCGATGGGCCGTTTTCGACCAATATCCTGTGGGACCGCGCGATCGCGGCGGGGCGGCTGTTCGGCCTGTCGCATATGGGGCAATGGTTCGACGTCGGCACCCCGGCGAGCATCGCGCCGACCGAAGCCGCGCTGACGGATGGTTGA
- the addB gene encoding double-strand break repair protein AddB — MVDAKPDVFSIPVHRAFADALVAGLIARFADGALGLAEGLILLPSNRAKSAVQAAFVRAGGAGLLMPRLAVIGDADLDESIGIALDAIDAAEPIAPAIDTLRRRLLLADLIERHTPTGEAPIRGAAAFQLADGLARAIDQLHYEEVPVSALVDLDLGAFAGHWQASLARLRILVDHWPAVLAATGHIDRAARRNRLLERVTAAWRTAPPAPFVIAAGITTAAPAIARLLRTVADLERGMVVLPGVDCGMAAAEWDALGPTRLDPGDPARPIETHPQYHLKLLLDRMGVAREEVLAWDAGSDFDGPAARAAFVSLLFAPADFTGQWQTAGDLSAATAGIAGAVFADDGQEAQGIALLMREAVETPGRTAALVTPDRGLAERVAAALSRWDINVDDSAGQPLSRTPPGALLLLLAELAAGFDPVALIALLGHPLVRKGEGRTAWLDQVRRLDLVLREPGLAPGWDGVSARIAARAADPKARGHALAAELAPWWDELSALGAALAPFAAGPTPPATLLAALQDALEWLSGDAVWTGPAGRTLAELFDQWTLARGDGPALVDPAEFPAMLEQLLTQASVRPPYGGHPRLFIWGLLEARLQRADLMILGGLDEGRWPAATQPDPWLAPGIRRLLGLPAPERHQGMAAHDFAGALGAREIVVTRAARSGGDPVVASRFWLRLSALAGDLPEPAPGGVPLTRLAAMLDVPPGDARPATRPAPRPPADARPRRISVTGVDRLARDPFAFYADRMLGLSALDPLSAAPDPRWRGTRVHKLFEDWVRGGATRDGFEAELAALGADPALDEIARAFWLPRIEPALRWAAAQVWNAEGRAPLAVEASGEIVVDGLTLHGKADRIDRTDSGALAIVDYKSGGAPSAKAAFDKLDSQLGLLGLIAQRGGIKDIAAASVDALEYWSLRPDRRAGGAGKISNTYGSRSDLKSAEQAIDHASDALAELAALYLFGDAPFVPGDMRGYGDYDQLMRRDEWFGRGEAD; from the coding sequence ATGGTTGACGCCAAACCCGACGTCTTCTCTATCCCGGTCCATCGGGCCTTCGCCGACGCGCTTGTCGCCGGGCTGATCGCGCGCTTTGCCGATGGCGCGCTGGGGCTCGCCGAGGGGCTCATCCTGCTGCCGAGCAACCGCGCCAAGAGCGCGGTGCAGGCGGCGTTTGTCCGCGCCGGCGGCGCCGGGCTGCTGATGCCGCGGCTGGCGGTGATCGGCGACGCCGACCTCGACGAATCGATCGGGATCGCGCTCGATGCGATCGACGCCGCCGAGCCGATCGCGCCGGCGATCGATACGCTGCGCCGCCGCCTGCTCCTCGCCGATTTGATCGAGCGGCATACGCCCACGGGCGAAGCGCCGATCCGCGGCGCGGCGGCGTTCCAGCTCGCCGATGGGCTGGCGCGCGCGATCGACCAGCTCCATTATGAGGAGGTGCCGGTATCGGCGCTCGTCGACCTCGACCTCGGCGCCTTCGCCGGTCACTGGCAGGCGTCGCTCGCCCGGCTGCGTATCCTTGTCGACCATTGGCCCGCGGTGCTCGCGGCGACCGGCCATATCGACCGCGCGGCGCGGCGCAACCGGTTGCTCGAAAGGGTGACGGCGGCGTGGCGCACCGCGCCGCCCGCGCCCTTCGTGATCGCGGCGGGGATCACCACCGCCGCGCCCGCGATCGCACGGTTGCTGCGCACCGTCGCCGATCTGGAGCGCGGGATGGTCGTGCTGCCCGGCGTCGATTGCGGCATGGCGGCGGCGGAATGGGACGCGCTGGGCCCGACGCGGCTGGACCCCGGCGATCCGGCGCGCCCGATCGAGACGCACCCGCAATATCATCTGAAGCTGCTGCTCGACCGGATGGGGGTGGCGCGCGAGGAGGTCCTGGCGTGGGACGCGGGGTCGGATTTCGACGGGCCCGCGGCGCGCGCGGCGTTCGTCTCGCTGTTGTTCGCTCCCGCCGATTTCACCGGCCAGTGGCAGACGGCGGGCGACCTGTCGGCGGCGACCGCCGGGATCGCGGGGGCCGTCTTCGCCGACGACGGGCAGGAGGCGCAGGGGATAGCGCTGCTGATGCGCGAGGCGGTCGAGACGCCGGGGCGCACCGCGGCGCTGGTGACCCCCGACCGCGGGCTGGCCGAACGCGTCGCGGCGGCGCTCTCGCGCTGGGATATAAACGTCGACGACAGCGCCGGGCAGCCGCTATCGCGCACCCCGCCGGGGGCGCTGTTGCTGCTGCTTGCCGAACTCGCCGCAGGCTTCGACCCGGTGGCGCTGATCGCGCTGCTCGGCCACCCGCTGGTGCGCAAGGGCGAAGGGCGGACGGCGTGGCTCGATCAGGTGCGGCGGCTCGACCTGGTCCTGCGCGAGCCCGGGCTGGCGCCGGGTTGGGACGGGGTGTCGGCGCGGATCGCGGCGCGCGCCGCCGATCCGAAAGCGCGCGGGCACGCGCTGGCGGCAGAGCTGGCGCCGTGGTGGGACGAATTGTCCGCGCTCGGCGCGGCGCTGGCGCCGTTCGCGGCGGGGCCGACGCCCCCCGCGACCTTGCTCGCCGCGCTGCAGGACGCGCTCGAATGGCTGAGCGGCGACGCGGTCTGGACGGGGCCGGCCGGACGGACGCTCGCCGAGCTGTTCGACCAGTGGACGCTCGCGCGCGGCGACGGTCCCGCGCTGGTCGATCCCGCCGAGTTTCCCGCGATGCTGGAGCAGCTTCTGACGCAGGCGAGCGTGCGGCCGCCCTACGGGGGGCATCCGCGCCTGTTCATCTGGGGGCTGCTCGAGGCGCGGTTGCAGCGCGCCGACCTGATGATCCTCGGCGGGCTCGACGAGGGGCGCTGGCCCGCCGCGACGCAGCCCGACCCGTGGCTCGCGCCCGGTATCCGCCGCCTGCTCGGCCTGCCCGCGCCCGAACGGCATCAGGGAATGGCCGCGCACGACTTCGCCGGGGCGCTCGGCGCGCGCGAGATCGTCGTGACGCGCGCGGCGCGGAGCGGCGGCGATCCGGTCGTTGCGTCACGCTTCTGGCTGCGGCTGTCGGCGCTCGCCGGCGACCTGCCCGAACCGGCGCCGGGCGGGGTGCCGCTGACCCGCCTCGCCGCGATGCTCGACGTGCCACCCGGCGATGCGCGCCCGGCCACCAGACCCGCGCCGCGTCCCCCGGCGGACGCGCGGCCGCGGCGGATCAGCGTCACCGGAGTCGACCGGCTCGCGCGCGATCCCTTCGCATTCTATGCCGACCGCATGCTCGGCCTGTCGGCGCTCGACCCGCTGAGCGCCGCGCCCGACCCGCGCTGGCGCGGGACGCGCGTCCATAAATTGTTCGAGGATTGGGTGCGCGGCGGCGCGACGCGCGACGGCTTCGAGGCCGAACTCGCCGCGCTCGGCGCCGACCCGGCGCTCGACGAGATCGCGCGCGCCTTCTGGCTGCCGCGCATCGAGCCCGCGCTGCGCTGGGCGGCCGCACAGGTCTGGAACGCCGAAGGACGCGCGCCGCTGGCGGTCGAGGCGTCGGGCGAGATCGTCGTCGACGGCCTCACCCTGCACGGCAAGGCCGACCGCATCGACCGGACGGACAGCGGCGCCCTTGCGATCGTCGATTATAAATCGGGCGGTGCGCCGAGCGCGAAAGCGGCGTTCGACAAGCTCGACAGCCAGCTTGGCCTGCTCGGCCTGATCGCGCAGCGCGGCGGCATAAAGGATATTGCCGCAGCATCGGTCGATGCCCTCGAATATTGGAGCCTGCGTCCCGACCGCCGCGCCGGCGGCGCCGGGAAAATCTCTAACACCTATGGTTCGCGGAGCGACCTCAAGAGCGCCGAGCAGGCGATCGACCATGCGAGCGACGCGCTCGCCGAACTTGCGGCGCTCTATCTGTTCGGCGACGCGCCCTTCGTGCCGGGCGATATGCGCGGCTATGGCGATTACGACCAGTTGATGCGCCGCGACGAATGGTTCGGCCGGGGCGAGGCGGACTGA